In one window of Vibrio pelagius DNA:
- a CDS encoding ParA family protein translates to MKREQTIDKLYQLAEQTQQVQADRIEIILEERSDEHFPPMSKAMMETRSGLTRRKLDEAITKLESEGHQFTKNNANHYSISLTEAHMLMDAAGVAKFHERKKHADNKPWIINVQNQKGGTGKSMTAVHLAACLSLNLDKRYRICLIDLDPQGSLRLFLNPQISGTEHDSIYSAVDIMLDNVPEGQEVDSEFLHKNVLLPTQYPNLKTVSAFPEDAMFNAEAWQSLSQDQSLDIVRLLKEKLIDKIADDFDVIMIDTGPHVDPLVWNAMYASNALLIPCAAKRLDWASTVNFFQHLPTVYEMFPDDWKGLEFIRLMPTMFEDDNKKQVSVLTEMNYLLNDQVMMATIPRSRAFETCADTYSTVFDLTTSDFEGGKKTLAVAQDAVQKSALELERVLHSNWPSLNQG, encoded by the coding sequence ATGAAAAGAGAACAAACGATTGATAAGCTCTATCAGCTAGCCGAACAGACTCAACAAGTTCAGGCTGACCGAATTGAGATCATCTTAGAGGAGCGAAGTGATGAGCATTTTCCTCCAATGTCTAAGGCGATGATGGAGACACGCTCTGGTCTGACTCGTCGTAAGTTGGATGAAGCGATCACAAAGCTTGAATCTGAAGGTCATCAGTTTACAAAAAATAACGCCAACCACTACTCAATTTCTCTTACCGAAGCACACATGCTAATGGATGCTGCGGGTGTTGCTAAGTTCCACGAACGTAAGAAACACGCAGATAATAAACCTTGGATCATCAACGTTCAGAACCAGAAGGGCGGCACCGGTAAATCAATGACTGCAGTGCATTTGGCGGCGTGTCTATCTCTTAATTTAGACAAACGTTACCGCATCTGTCTGATCGACCTTGACCCACAGGGTTCTTTACGTTTGTTTTTGAACCCACAAATTAGTGGGACAGAGCATGACAGCATCTATTCAGCGGTTGATATCATGTTGGATAACGTTCCTGAAGGGCAAGAAGTTGACTCAGAGTTCCTACATAAGAACGTTTTACTTCCTACGCAATATCCAAATTTGAAGACTGTGTCTGCATTCCCAGAAGACGCAATGTTCAATGCCGAAGCTTGGCAAAGTCTGTCTCAAGATCAGTCTTTAGATATTGTTCGTCTATTAAAAGAGAAGTTGATTGACAAAATCGCAGACGACTTCGATGTGATTATGATTGATACTGGTCCTCACGTTGACCCCCTAGTATGGAATGCTATGTACGCATCTAACGCGCTATTGATTCCATGTGCTGCGAAACGTCTTGACTGGGCATCAACGGTTAACTTTTTCCAACATCTGCCAACCGTTTACGAAATGTTCCCGGACGACTGGAAGGGGCTCGAGTTCATTCGGTTGATGCCAACAATGTTTGAAGACGACAATAAGAAGCAGGTCTCTGTATTAACAGAGATGAACTACTTATTGAATGACCAAGTTATGATGGCAACCATTCCTCGTAGCCGTGCATTCGAAACTTGTGCAGATACTTACAGCACGGTTTTTGACTTGACGACCAGTGATTTTGAAGGTGGTAAGAAGACACTTGCTGTCGCTCAAGATGCTGTTCAAAAGAGTGCGCTTGAACTAGAGCGAGTATTACATAGCAATTGGCCTTCACTTAATCAGGGATAA
- a CDS encoding NADAR family protein yields the protein MANCKEVLFYEPEDPNGYLSNFAACPIRVGDDVWATSEHYYQAMKFNCEKLRQQIYMANSPAEAFALSRDFDEHVREDWYEIRVDVMRFIVTEKFKQNPCFALFLINTGDSVIKEHSHKDSFWGDGGDGTGQNHLGKILMSVRSQLNDQPVCLKPLDTHGQRDFLSVPLLFSRPRESFKVHH from the coding sequence ATGGCGAACTGCAAAGAGGTTCTGTTTTACGAGCCTGAAGATCCAAACGGTTACCTTTCAAATTTCGCGGCCTGTCCGATTCGTGTCGGCGATGATGTATGGGCGACCAGCGAGCATTATTACCAAGCAATGAAGTTTAACTGCGAGAAGCTCAGACAGCAGATTTACATGGCCAACTCTCCCGCTGAAGCTTTTGCATTGAGTCGCGATTTTGATGAGCACGTGCGTGAAGATTGGTATGAGATTCGCGTCGATGTAATGCGCTTTATTGTGACGGAGAAATTCAAACAGAATCCCTGTTTTGCTCTATTTCTTATAAACACCGGAGACTCTGTCATCAAGGAGCACTCGCACAAAGACAGCTTCTGGGGCGATGGGGGAGACGGTACAGGCCAAAATCATCTCGGTAAGATCTTGATGAGTGTTCGCAGTCAGCTAAACGATCAGCCTGTCTGCTTAAAGCCTTTAGACACCCACGGACAGCGTGACTTCCTTTCAGTACCACTCCTGTTTTCACGCCCTAGAGAGAGTTTTAAAGTGCATCATTAA
- a CDS encoding ABC transporter ATP-binding protein has translation MSKEIKSAPLLEVKNLCVDYITDDGDFNAVKSVSFHISKGEIFGLAGESGCGKSTIAFAINRLHKPPAFISGGEILFDGQDLLKLSDSQLNTLRWSEIAMVFQSAMNSLNPVLTIQEQFADVLRHHKGMSDEQAKDRAEKLLDLVNIPRSRLPEYPHQFSGGMRQRLVIAIALALNPKLIIMDEPTTALDVVVQREILQKIHQLREEFGFSILFITHDLALMSQLCDRIAIMRFGQIVEVNDAHEIRNHPQHEYTQKLWSSFPNIHQQSHAIAN, from the coding sequence ATGTCCAAGGAAATAAAATCTGCGCCACTACTAGAGGTAAAAAACCTCTGCGTGGACTACATCACCGATGACGGTGACTTCAATGCGGTGAAATCCGTCAGTTTTCATATTAGCAAAGGGGAAATTTTTGGCCTCGCCGGTGAGTCTGGTTGCGGCAAAAGCACCATCGCCTTTGCCATTAACCGTCTGCACAAGCCGCCCGCGTTTATTTCCGGTGGAGAAATCTTGTTTGATGGGCAAGATCTTCTAAAACTCTCAGACTCGCAGCTTAATACTCTACGATGGAGCGAGATTGCCATGGTATTCCAAAGTGCCATGAACTCGCTCAATCCAGTCTTAACCATTCAAGAGCAGTTCGCCGATGTGCTTCGACACCACAAAGGGATGAGCGACGAGCAAGCTAAAGACCGAGCCGAAAAGCTCTTAGACTTGGTGAACATTCCACGCAGTCGTCTTCCTGAATATCCGCATCAGTTCAGTGGCGGAATGCGACAACGCCTGGTTATCGCAATCGCGCTAGCACTCAACCCTAAGCTGATCATCATGGATGAACCAACCACGGCGCTGGATGTTGTAGTACAGCGGGAAATCTTGCAGAAGATACACCAACTACGTGAAGAGTTTGGCTTCTCTATCCTCTTCATCACCCATGACTTGGCGCTAATGAGTCAGTTGTGTGATCGCATTGCCATTATGCGTTTTGGCCAGATTGTCGAGGTCAACGACGCGCATGAGATCCGCAATCACCCACAGCATGAATATACCCAAAAGCTGTGGAGTTCATTCCCAAATATTCACCAACAATCACACGCGATTGCGAACTAG
- a CDS encoding substrate-binding periplasmic protein, whose protein sequence is MKKYLLSTAIAALFSSGYAISSEPLHYYIIASQAQPFQIEKEGGAHEGIVTDIVEAVFQNSNYDINYHTYPFNRMISKLEARENNNWVTYGSPSWGNIQAENLSDIPIYNVKHSLLSSGKKPFEFKTIDDLEGKAMVLLLGFEYPNLDPYIAQGKLNEIRVKDYTAAFRVLNRTPGDTVFVEMESRIKYNLNKQNLDINDYQLQRFGSVISDYPIHLAFDPLMKPELQSFINQRLVEMRDNGQLDDIVSKYL, encoded by the coding sequence ATGAAAAAATATCTTCTTTCAACTGCAATAGCAGCTTTATTTTCAAGTGGTTACGCTATTTCATCAGAACCACTTCATTACTACATCATTGCGAGCCAAGCTCAACCTTTTCAGATAGAAAAGGAAGGGGGTGCTCACGAAGGCATAGTCACCGATATTGTTGAAGCCGTATTCCAAAACAGTAATTACGACATCAACTATCACACCTACCCGTTTAATCGCATGATCTCTAAGCTCGAAGCTCGCGAGAACAATAACTGGGTAACCTATGGCAGCCCAAGCTGGGGAAATATCCAAGCGGAGAACCTGTCAGACATTCCGATTTACAATGTAAAGCACTCACTCCTGAGTAGCGGGAAAAAGCCATTTGAGTTCAAGACCATCGACGATTTAGAAGGCAAGGCTATGGTACTCTTACTCGGCTTTGAATACCCAAACCTAGACCCTTATATTGCTCAAGGCAAACTGAATGAGATTCGAGTAAAAGACTATACCGCTGCCTTCCGTGTTCTTAATCGCACTCCGGGCGATACTGTATTTGTCGAGATGGAGTCACGCATCAAATACAACCTTAACAAGCAAAACCTCGATATCAATGACTATCAACTACAAAGGTTTGGCTCGGTGATCAGTGATTACCCAATTCACCTCGCCTTCGACCCTCTAATGAAGCCTGAACTGCAATCATTTATCAATCAGCGCTTGGTAGAAATGAGAGACAATGGGCAACTTGATGATATCGTTAGTAAATACCTTTAA
- a CDS encoding transcriptional regulator yields MNELDAWLESVENWYRSRKHDQVRKLESLILTPPDAIWGPLIDDKQSKAIACWLDGCLRVYTHYKQSTTDQSEKAFQFVMFAYSKLQAVSINAAAETELRDWCTKRMQHLCVLALEFANQQQDPRWQSESEKLIESHIKFMTHHPHNRDHAGYSPYPH; encoded by the coding sequence ATGAATGAACTAGACGCATGGTTAGAGAGCGTTGAAAATTGGTATCGTTCTCGAAAGCATGATCAAGTACGTAAACTTGAGAGTCTGATCTTAACGCCTCCAGACGCGATCTGGGGGCCGTTAATCGATGATAAGCAGAGCAAGGCCATTGCATGTTGGCTTGATGGTTGTTTGCGGGTCTATACCCACTACAAGCAATCCACTACCGACCAGTCAGAGAAGGCCTTTCAGTTTGTGATGTTTGCCTACAGCAAACTTCAGGCAGTGTCGATCAACGCAGCAGCTGAAACGGAGCTTCGTGATTGGTGCACTAAACGTATGCAGCATTTGTGCGTGCTCGCGCTTGAATTTGCCAACCAACAACAAGATCCACGATGGCAAAGCGAGTCGGAAAAATTGATCGAATCTCATATCAAGTTCATGACTCACCACCCTCATAACCGTGATCACGCCGGTTACTCCCCCTACCCTCACTGA
- a CDS encoding ATP-binding cassette domain-containing protein yields the protein MQQPIIQVKNVVKEFTVGGGLGKEEIFRALHGVSFDLYAGKTLALVGESGCGKSTCARLMTKVYPATEGEILFNGQDISTLKSRKEVLDYRSKVQMVFQDPFGSLNPTHTIEHHLTRPLKIHKQVDSKQALESRLKELLELVELPIETLAKYPHELSGGQRQRVNLARALGVGAQVILADEPTSMLDVSIRLGVLNLMQRMKKELGIGFLYITHDLATAHYIAEETAVMYKGQIVEWGSTQSILTNPQHPYTKLLISAVPDPDLPFGELVKNEPNYSVDADLVRERSSIIQHKVNQVAENHYVKHWDSVA from the coding sequence ATGCAACAGCCAATTATCCAAGTTAAAAACGTCGTTAAAGAGTTCACTGTCGGTGGTGGATTGGGTAAAGAAGAGATTTTTCGAGCGCTACACGGAGTTAGCTTTGATCTCTATGCCGGTAAAACCCTAGCGCTGGTGGGCGAATCGGGCTGTGGAAAAAGTACCTGTGCCAGATTGATGACCAAGGTCTACCCCGCGACTGAAGGTGAGATTTTGTTCAATGGTCAGGACATTTCTACGCTCAAAAGCCGCAAAGAGGTTCTCGACTACCGCAGCAAGGTACAGATGGTCTTCCAGGACCCATTCGGCTCACTCAATCCGACCCATACTATTGAACATCATCTGACTCGCCCACTTAAGATTCATAAACAGGTCGACTCTAAACAAGCCCTTGAGAGCCGCCTCAAGGAGTTATTAGAACTGGTTGAGCTTCCTATCGAAACCTTAGCTAAGTATCCGCATGAGCTCAGTGGAGGGCAGAGACAGCGTGTGAACTTAGCAAGAGCATTAGGTGTAGGCGCACAAGTCATCTTGGCTGACGAGCCAACCTCAATGCTCGATGTGTCGATTCGTTTGGGCGTACTCAACCTCATGCAGCGAATGAAGAAAGAGCTCGGTATCGGTTTTCTTTATATTACTCATGATCTTGCTACCGCTCACTACATCGCTGAAGAGACCGCCGTCATGTACAAAGGGCAGATCGTCGAGTGGGGCTCAACTCAATCGATCCTCACCAACCCGCAACACCCATACACCAAGCTGCTGATCTCAGCCGTACCGGATCCCGATCTTCCATTTGGCGAACTGGTAAAAAATGAACCAAACTATTCGGTAGATGCGGACCTCGTGCGCGAGCGAAGTAGCATTATTCAGCATAAAGTGAATCAAGTTGCTGAAAATCACTATGTAAAACATTGGGATAGTGTTGCATGA
- a CDS encoding replication initiator protein RctB domain-containing protein — protein MKPDEKLLIKARSHKDGHLFEVSESAVEWIDQYQHFKGVTKSIVELLNLISLRGFSSKDGYVSTTEIIDATDGQVTRAALQQRLRAAVNIGLFKQIPVRFEEGLAGKTMLHRFVNPNQLISVLGATSLVTESVKQNEKQKRSKALAQTKVNKRLLNEHGLNTPPTMKDEADQFIVSPTNWAGIIDQALAPPRTRKSYQKSMVSISGTRAVIETRSSKNIMTVDDLMTLFALFTLTVQYHDHHQDDYHLDAKLTPNKTPLYITDILSLRGKKDSGPARDSIRDSIDRIEFTDFQLHELTGRWLSENMPEGFKSDRFRFLARTITASEEAPTEGADGEIRIKPNLYILVWEPSFYEELLTRDYFFLFPPEILKQHTLVFQLYSYFRSRMARRHSDCMLLSELNQKLARNIDWRRFSMDLIRELRKLGEVSDQNDTFLVNLWGYHLTITSMIEKDKTVDYQVDIKCNVEEVLRYSRARTTNAGKRNMAPTLPNPLRNEMVSKQKLEELSEIIDGEFEPIQRKAPSPRGKLGRRVKLRKHSVEINADEITITLSKYTSPEALERSITALSAMTGHSHASIKEECSELVEKLDWLRVAEEVVPYETLSRTIELYNDRDTNKHLSIERLISGLAVRRKVCKQIHEGHLDENVFLALDEMAIGH, from the coding sequence ATGAAACCAGATGAAAAATTACTGATTAAGGCGAGAAGCCACAAAGATGGTCATTTATTTGAGGTATCAGAAAGCGCAGTAGAATGGATAGATCAATACCAACATTTTAAAGGGGTGACCAAGAGTATTGTTGAACTCCTTAATCTTATATCCCTACGTGGCTTTAGCAGTAAAGATGGGTATGTATCCACAACGGAAATCATTGATGCGACAGATGGTCAAGTTACTCGTGCTGCTCTTCAGCAACGACTAAGAGCAGCCGTCAACATTGGTCTATTCAAGCAGATCCCTGTGCGTTTTGAAGAAGGCTTGGCCGGAAAGACCATGCTTCATCGCTTTGTTAATCCAAACCAATTAATTTCTGTACTGGGCGCTACAAGCTTAGTGACTGAAAGCGTTAAACAGAACGAAAAACAGAAACGTTCTAAAGCGTTGGCTCAAACAAAAGTGAATAAACGATTACTGAATGAACATGGCTTAAATACGCCACCAACCATGAAGGATGAAGCGGATCAGTTTATTGTCTCTCCAACGAATTGGGCCGGTATTATCGATCAAGCGTTAGCGCCACCACGTACTCGTAAAAGCTACCAAAAGTCGATGGTTTCGATCTCTGGAACACGCGCTGTGATCGAAACAAGATCATCAAAGAACATCATGACTGTTGATGATCTCATGACGCTTTTTGCCTTGTTTACATTGACCGTGCAGTACCATGATCACCATCAAGATGACTACCATCTTGATGCGAAATTAACACCAAACAAAACCCCGTTATACATTACTGATATTCTTTCTTTGCGTGGTAAGAAGGATAGCGGCCCTGCTCGAGATTCGATTCGCGATAGCATTGATCGTATTGAATTCACTGATTTTCAATTACATGAGCTAACAGGCCGTTGGTTGAGTGAGAATATGCCTGAGGGCTTCAAAAGTGACCGATTCCGCTTTCTAGCGCGCACCATCACGGCATCAGAAGAAGCACCAACAGAAGGCGCTGACGGTGAAATCCGTATTAAACCGAATCTGTACATTCTTGTTTGGGAGCCCTCATTTTACGAAGAGCTGCTTACTCGAGACTATTTCTTCCTGTTTCCACCAGAGATCCTGAAACAGCATACCTTGGTATTCCAGCTCTACTCTTACTTCAGAAGCCGTATGGCACGCCGTCATTCAGATTGCATGTTGCTTAGTGAACTTAACCAAAAACTGGCGAGAAACATCGATTGGCGTCGTTTTTCAATGGACTTGATCCGAGAATTAAGAAAGTTGGGTGAAGTAAGCGATCAAAACGATACTTTCTTAGTCAATTTATGGGGTTACCATCTAACGATCACTTCAATGATCGAAAAAGACAAAACCGTCGACTACCAGGTTGATATTAAATGTAATGTTGAGGAAGTATTGCGTTATTCGCGTGCTCGTACCACCAATGCGGGTAAACGTAATATGGCGCCGACACTGCCAAACCCACTGCGTAACGAAATGGTTTCCAAACAGAAACTGGAAGAGCTGTCGGAGATAATTGATGGTGAGTTTGAGCCTATCCAGCGGAAAGCGCCGTCTCCACGAGGCAAATTGGGTCGTCGAGTGAAGCTGCGCAAACACTCTGTAGAGATCAATGCTGATGAAATTACCATTACTCTCTCCAAGTATACCTCTCCAGAGGCTCTAGAACGCAGTATAACGGCACTTTCAGCTATGACAGGACATTCACACGCCTCGATTAAAGAAGAGTGCTCAGAGCTTGTAGAGAAGCTTGATTGGTTAAGAGTCGCGGAAGAGGTAGTTCCGTACGAAACGTTAAGTCGCACGATTGAGTTGTACAACGATCGAGATACCAACAAACATTTATCGATCGAACGTTTGATCTCAGGTTTGGCTGTAAGACGCAAAGTGTGTAAACAGATCCATGAAGGGCATTTAGACGAAAACGTCTTTTTGGCACTTGATGAAATGGCTATCGGTCACTAG
- a CDS encoding PA3496 family putative envelope integrity protein, whose translation MSINSINHDEMTNIANKWDDDEEVSSLKPEKQMKSAEARRRIEALREIRESGLSLEEARELGLIH comes from the coding sequence ATGTCCATTAATTCAATTAACCATGATGAAATGACGAACATTGCCAACAAGTGGGATGATGATGAAGAAGTATCATCACTAAAACCAGAGAAACAGATGAAATCGGCTGAAGCTCGCCGTCGTATAGAGGCTCTTAGAGAAATCAGAGAAAGCGGTCTGAGCCTCGAAGAAGCGAGAGAACTAGGTTTGATTCATTAA
- a CDS encoding ParB/RepB/Spo0J family partition protein, which translates to MAIKTSDLNAKLFGKANKRRVATPQEAQTAAKEQAQVIELAVAGEQMVSFELVRIPAEQVETQTVVFEENAREQSFLNEHALSDVLTTLKERGQQYPAVGRKNKDGKIEVLDGSRRRMSCILANKEFLIYVADNINGEHAKFLSDVANAHKPLSLYEKGKEMQAKLDKGEAEDQKALAKMFQCSEALVSGALKAASLPLELLQAYPNVSDLGRPTIVKLHKQFGALNEEQKKNLLAKCDATDGFVWQRSEAQGVTRLTKDVTETLENWISELAPAPNKKATPKVELVKGRASYSRKGSNLALNLKKIDDATMEEILSFVQSKLN; encoded by the coding sequence ATGGCAATTAAAACATCTGATCTAAATGCGAAGCTATTTGGTAAGGCGAATAAGCGCCGAGTAGCGACTCCTCAAGAAGCACAAACGGCAGCAAAAGAGCAGGCCCAAGTTATCGAGTTGGCAGTTGCCGGCGAACAGATGGTCTCGTTTGAGCTAGTACGTATTCCTGCTGAGCAAGTTGAAACCCAGACCGTTGTATTTGAAGAGAACGCTCGTGAGCAGTCTTTCCTAAATGAACACGCACTTTCTGACGTTTTAACTACTCTGAAAGAGCGTGGCCAACAATATCCAGCCGTTGGTCGTAAGAACAAAGATGGCAAGATTGAGGTTTTAGACGGCAGCCGTCGCCGTATGTCTTGTATTCTTGCGAACAAAGAGTTTCTTATCTATGTCGCCGATAACATCAACGGCGAACATGCTAAGTTCCTTTCTGATGTGGCTAATGCACACAAACCGTTGTCTCTTTATGAGAAAGGTAAAGAGATGCAAGCGAAGTTAGATAAAGGCGAAGCTGAAGATCAAAAAGCGTTAGCGAAAATGTTTCAGTGTAGTGAAGCATTGGTGAGCGGTGCTTTAAAGGCAGCATCACTTCCGTTGGAGCTGCTACAAGCATACCCAAATGTGAGCGATTTAGGCCGTCCAACAATCGTTAAACTGCACAAGCAATTTGGCGCTCTTAATGAAGAGCAGAAAAAAAACTTACTAGCCAAATGCGATGCGACAGATGGTTTTGTTTGGCAGCGTAGCGAGGCTCAAGGTGTTACTCGTCTAACCAAAGACGTGACAGAAACACTAGAAAACTGGATTTCTGAACTTGCTCCTGCACCAAACAAAAAGGCGACGCCAAAGGTTGAGCTTGTTAAAGGTCGTGCTTCTTACAGCCGTAAAGGTTCCAACCTCGCATTGAATCTTAAAAAGATTGATGATGCGACTATGGAAGAAATTCTCTCTTTTGTTCAATCTAAGCTGAACTAA
- a CDS encoding tRNA(Met) cytidine acetyltransferase TmcA yields MTTLPFLTQLSTVALNNNHRYGVLLEGDPAWQSQQLESYLFHFDCPIAFVLGELSVPGAKNIAFNKGQQLLGQECQVLICDFRSGFDANSFTAALGALVGGGVLFVIPPANHETTLSQVWLTRQLDKLICLSQSALSQDSEMPALPEMIVTPNGFDKYEQQKLAIEAIEKVMFGHRKRPLVLTADRGRGKSSALGIASANIIKAKKSVTILVTAPNVKAIQPLFDHAQKLLPNSSMENRHTLVHEQSKIVFVAPDELLRTQPACDLLLVDEAAAIPIPMLKRMVESYHRMVFSTTVHGYEGSGRGFGIKFEKWLSEHRPNWRSFKLEQPIRWNENDPLESWLFDTFLLDSDIEALPKDVELDGLSWHQFDKQTLLSNPKILAHCFGLLVSAHYQTSPNDLTQLLDNPQMSLYALFSDQDCLGCILTAEEGGLSHELIQDVQLGKRRPRGHLTPTLLANHLGLDKAAAQKCLRVMRIAVHPDIQGRGLGRRMIGLLVEANRHFDYIATSFGATSELVDFWTSNDFVPLHLGHQRDQSSGCHSLLMCRALHEQSRHWVEEGNLYFNSSLRYLLSTTYRSLELAIVRSLISSQPRPNVVADINPLLGYYVDGGNSFDSIGFMLENLIYSLDKVQLDRTSDLLLWKVVQKRTWTECSELANLAGRKQTESAVRRDLGLLLSSLQCK; encoded by the coding sequence ATGACGACTCTCCCTTTCTTAACTCAACTTTCCACAGTAGCCCTAAATAATAACCACCGCTATGGTGTTCTACTTGAAGGCGATCCAGCATGGCAATCTCAACAGCTTGAATCTTATCTGTTTCATTTTGACTGTCCCATCGCTTTTGTTTTGGGTGAACTTAGTGTACCCGGCGCAAAAAATATCGCCTTTAATAAAGGTCAACAACTATTAGGGCAAGAGTGCCAAGTACTGATTTGTGATTTTAGATCTGGATTTGATGCTAATAGTTTTACCGCAGCGTTAGGTGCGTTAGTCGGGGGAGGGGTGTTATTTGTCATCCCACCAGCAAACCACGAAACTACTTTATCGCAAGTTTGGCTGACACGTCAGTTGGATAAGCTGATCTGTTTATCGCAAAGTGCGCTGTCACAAGATTCTGAAATGCCAGCGCTACCTGAAATGATTGTCACACCAAATGGTTTTGATAAGTATGAGCAACAAAAGCTCGCGATAGAAGCGATTGAAAAAGTGATGTTTGGTCATCGCAAGCGCCCACTTGTTTTAACCGCCGACCGTGGCCGTGGTAAAAGCTCCGCGTTAGGTATCGCATCGGCCAATATTATTAAGGCTAAAAAATCTGTAACGATTTTAGTCACTGCACCTAACGTCAAAGCGATACAGCCTTTGTTTGACCATGCGCAGAAACTGCTTCCTAACTCTTCAATGGAGAATCGACATACGCTCGTTCATGAACAAAGCAAAATTGTCTTTGTTGCTCCAGATGAATTACTCAGAACGCAGCCTGCTTGCGACCTGTTGCTTGTCGATGAAGCTGCAGCAATTCCGATACCCATGTTGAAGCGTATGGTTGAAAGCTATCATCGCATGGTTTTCTCAACCACGGTTCACGGATATGAGGGAAGTGGACGCGGCTTTGGCATCAAGTTTGAAAAATGGTTGTCTGAGCATCGCCCTAATTGGCGCTCGTTTAAACTTGAACAACCAATACGTTGGAATGAGAACGATCCTTTAGAAAGTTGGTTATTTGATACCTTCTTGTTGGATTCTGACATTGAGGCTCTACCAAAGGATGTTGAACTTGATGGGTTGTCTTGGCATCAGTTTGACAAACAAACGTTACTCAGCAATCCCAAAATTCTAGCTCACTGTTTTGGGTTGTTGGTCAGTGCTCATTATCAAACGTCGCCCAATGACTTGACTCAACTTCTAGACAACCCTCAAATGTCACTGTATGCGCTGTTTTCAGACCAAGATTGCTTGGGGTGCATTCTAACGGCTGAAGAGGGCGGATTGTCACATGAACTCATTCAAGATGTTCAGCTTGGCAAGCGTCGGCCTCGCGGTCATCTTACTCCAACACTGCTAGCCAACCATTTAGGTCTTGATAAAGCGGCGGCTCAAAAATGTCTTCGAGTGATGAGAATTGCGGTTCATCCTGATATCCAAGGGCGAGGATTAGGACGTAGAATGATTGGCCTCTTGGTCGAAGCAAACCGTCACTTCGATTACATAGCAACAAGCTTCGGCGCAACCAGTGAGCTTGTCGATTTCTGGACGAGTAACGATTTTGTCCCTTTGCATCTTGGGCACCAAAGAGATCAATCAAGTGGCTGTCATTCATTACTCATGTGCCGTGCTTTGCACGAACAAAGTCGTCATTGGGTTGAAGAAGGGAATCTTTATTTTAATTCCAGCCTTCGCTATCTGTTATCTACGACATACAGATCACTTGAGCTAGCGATTGTACGCTCGCTGATATCCTCTCAACCGCGCCCCAATGTTGTTGCGGATATTAATCCTCTGCTTGGTTATTACGTCGATGGTGGGAATAGCTTTGATAGCATTGGTTTCATGCTAGAGAATTTGATCTATAGCTTGGATAAAGTGCAGTTAGACCGAACGAGTGATTTACTGCTTTGGAAAGTTGTTCAGAAAAGAACTTGGACAGAGTGCAGTGAGTTAGCCAATCTTGCCGGTCGCAAGCAAACTGAGTCAGCCGTTCGTCGCGATCTTGGATTGCTGCTCTCCAGTTTACAGTGTAAATAG